The Vibrio echinoideorum genome includes a region encoding these proteins:
- a CDS encoding zinc ribbon-containing protein, with product MPKKKALYEEVVEEVIETLKHSPEELNNKIETSGKYAKAANDMTKDELSLISAYVKSDLKEFSESYEESKGGPFYLMITDSIWQGLLDITDRTKVEWVELFQDLEHQGLYQADEVIGLGTLVCDKCGHQTEYNHPTTIIPCIKCGSTGFSRKALKP from the coding sequence ATGCCGAAGAAAAAAGCACTCTATGAAGAAGTCGTAGAAGAGGTTATTGAAACGCTGAAGCATAGTCCTGAAGAGCTCAACAACAAAATTGAAACGTCAGGTAAGTATGCGAAAGCAGCCAATGACATGACTAAAGACGAACTGTCATTGATTTCAGCTTACGTGAAGTCGGACTTGAAAGAGTTTTCCGAAAGCTATGAAGAGAGTAAAGGCGGTCCATTTTATTTGATGATCACAGATTCTATTTGGCAAGGTCTGTTGGATATCACAGATCGTACGAAAGTCGAATGGGTTGAACTGTTCCAAGATTTAGAACATCAAGGTCTGTACCAAGCTGACGAAGTTATCGGATTAGGGACACTTGTCTGTGATAAATGTGGGCATCAAACCGAGTACAACCATCCAACGACGATTATTCCATGTATTAAATGTGGCTCGACAGGGTTTAGCCGCAAGGCATTAAAACCTTAA